Below is a genomic region from Alkalinema sp. FACHB-956.
GGGATGGTCTGGCTATCCCTCGCAGCGTCCCCCTGGTGTTGTGACGATCGTCAAGGGTCTACAACGGTTTGAAGGCATTTTCTTAGGTTGGAAAATGACTTTCCCCTGACTTGTGTGTACACGGTAGGGCTTGCCCTTCCAGGGTCTCGACTCGCACGCTCAGCTGATTCACTTGTTCCGATAAGACTTCGATTTGGCTGAGCAACGTTTTGACCAGCGTCACGACGGCTTCTTCTCCCTGCCCATACACCGCACGGATTTCTGCATCACTGAGCTGGATGGGTTGAAGCGCAGGTTTACTCACAGATTCAATCTCTAGTCCCTAATAGAATGCTAAATTAACTGCTTTTTCTGGATTCTTGTAAAAACTCTCTATTTTTTTAAGCCTGAGTAGTTACGCTTTTTCCTAGTTTATTCCGACTTGTGTGTACACGGTAGCCCAGAACGGGAGAGGGATTTAGGGTGAGGGTCGCAACCGTAGGATGCGCCCCTGCATGCCTCACTAGTGTTGAGCAACGCCATCTTCGCGGGCTGCTTTTTGCACCGCTGCGGCAACCGCTGGAGCAATGCGATCGTCGAACACCGAGGGCACAATATGCTCACGGTTGAGTTCCTGGGGATTGACTAAGGACGCAATCGCTAAAGCAGCTTGGAGGAACATGTTAGTGGTTAAGGTCGTGGCTCGGCAGTCCAATGCCCCACGGAACACGCCGGGAAACGCTAGCACGTTATTAATTTGATTGGGATAGTCACTGCGACCGGTTGCCATGACTGCAACAAGATCCCGTACCAATTCCGGTTGAATTTCGGGAATGGGATTGGCCATGGCAAAGACAATGGGATCCTGGGCCATGGATTTCACCATGTCTACGCTAACGACTCCGGGCGCACTTAAGCCGAGAAACACATCTGCCCCCTGCATCGCCAATGCTAAATCCCCCGCTTGGTCAACGGCAAAGGACTGTTTGGCTTCGTTTAAGTCGGTTCGATCGCTGGAAACAATGCCCTTAGAGTCACACAACCAAATAGTCTCTGCGCCTCCTTTCTTGAGCAGATTCCCCACGGCAATCCCCGCAGCCCCTGCACCGTTGATCACAATCTTGACTTGGCTGATATCTTTCTTGACCAGCTTCAAGGCATTGGTCAAGGCCGCCAAAACGACGATCGCGGTACCGTGTTGATCATCATGGAAAATCGGAATGTTCAATTCCCGTTGCAACCGCGCTTCAATTTCAAAACAACGGGGCGCGGCGATATCTTCCAAGTTCACCCCACCAAACACAGGTGCAATCCGCTTGACCGTTTCGACAATTTCATCCGTGTCCTGGGTATCCACGCAAATGGGGAAGGCATCCACGCCACCAAATTCCTTAAACAGCATCGCCTTACCTTCCATCACAGGCATGGCGGCTTCTGGCCCCAGGTTGCCCAACCCCAGTACAGCACTGCCATCGCTGACGATCGCGACCATGTTCTGTTTGATCGTCAGTTCATAGACCCGTTCCGGTTCCGCCGCGATCGCCTTACAAATCCGACCGACCCCGGGGGTATAGGCCATGGCCAGATCATCTTGACCATGCAAGGCTTGCTTACTTTGAACCGTAATTTTGCCACCGCGATGCAGGGTAAACGTGCGATCGTAGACATCCAAGACCTTGACCTCAGGCAATGCCTTCACGGCTTCGGTAATCGATTCCGCATGTTCTTCACTGGCGGCATTGACGTTGATTTCCCGAATAGC
It encodes:
- a CDS encoding malic enzyme-like NAD(P)-binding protein — translated: MAQLTPNPSYSLTIRVQVPNRPGMLANITLAVSNLGGNLGHIELIEQTREIAIREINVNAASEEHAESITEAVKALPEVKVLDVYDRTFTLHRGGKITVQSKQALHGQDDLAMAYTPGVGRICKAIAAEPERVYELTIKQNMVAIVSDGSAVLGLGNLGPEAAMPVMEGKAMLFKEFGGVDAFPICVDTQDTDEIVETVKRIAPVFGGVNLEDIAAPRCFEIEARLQRELNIPIFHDDQHGTAIVVLAALTNALKLVKKDISQVKIVINGAGAAGIAVGNLLKKGGAETIWLCDSKGIVSSDRTDLNEAKQSFAVDQAGDLALAMQGADVFLGLSAPGVVSVDMVKSMAQDPIVFAMANPIPEIQPELVRDLVAVMATGRSDYPNQINNVLAFPGVFRGALDCRATTLTTNMFLQAALAIASLVNPQELNREHIVPSVFDDRIAPAVAAAVQKAAREDGVAQH